Proteins encoded in a region of the Falco rusticolus isolate bFalRus1 chromosome 12, bFalRus1.pri, whole genome shotgun sequence genome:
- the PKDCC gene encoding extracellular tyrosine-protein kinase PKDCC — MRRRKTAVAAGCCLAFLLGTLLNVLFIPGSEHPPPRDGAPPSPPGAPLYPPEEEGGGGGRAALARQIRERYEEVLRYRQHRAAAAAGRRPLRPRERRLMDLAPPRTSAEQPRLPGPRGRAAAGLRAGASAELSLEPPLLGCRDIRNVSGVQYLGSGYTKAVYKAVLNRTLAVALKAVDFGGHDIAHCVRQFSALGDCYRLAAYKIVKEMILLQRLRHANVLQLYGYCYQDSNDIPDTLTTITELGSPLEMIQLLQTSWEERFRICLSLVRLLHYLAHSPLGSVTLLDFRPRQFVIVDGELKVTDLDDASIEESSCTSNSDCFMEFPARNFTLPCSVEGRCQSMNEKRNLYNAYRFFFTYLLPHSAPSSLRPLLDKIVNATGELHWGIDETAAQLERVLNLYKSGEYLQNVTRMPKAEYRRVPEAFIPDENYRCWPSYHHKGCLLSVFDVNEAIEICDSYSQCKAFVLTNQTTWTGRQLVFFKMASNHIMPDPDKITYVKVTD; from the exons ATGAGGCGCAGGAAGACGGCGGTGGCGGCCGGCTGCTGCCTCGCGTTCCTGCTGGGCACCCTGCTCAACGTCCTCTTCATCCCCGGCTCCGAGCACCCGCCGCCCCGCGACGgggcgcccccctccccgcccggcgccccccTCTACCCGCCGGAGgaggagggcggcggcggcggccgggccgccctGGCGCGGCAGATCCGCGAGCGCTACGAGGAGGTGCTGCGCTACCGGCAGcaccgggcggcggcggcggcggggcggcggccgctGCGGCCGCGGGAGCGGCGCCTGATGGACCTGGCCCCACCGCGCACCTCGGCGGAGCAGCCGCGgctgccggggccgcggggccgggcggcggcggggctgcgggcaggcgCCTCGGCCGAGCTCTCGCTGGAGCCGCCGCTTCTGGGCTGCCGCGACATCCGCAATGTCAGCGGCGTGCAGTACTTGGGCTCGGGGTACACCAAGGCGGTCTACAAGGCGGTCCTCAACCGCACGCTGGCCGTGGCGCTGAAGGCGGTGGATTTCGGCGGGCACGACATCGCCCACTGCGTGCGGCAGTTCTCCGCCCTGGGGGACTGCTACCGCCTGGCCGCCTACAAGATCGTCAAGGAGATGATCCTGCTGCAGCGGCTGCGCCACGCCAACGTCCTGCAG ctctacGGCTATTGCTACCAAGATAGCAATGACATCCCAGACACACTGACGACCATCACTGAACTAGGCTCACCTTTAGAGATGATTCAGCTTTTGCAGACTTCCTGGGAAGAAAGGTTTCGA ATATGTCTCAGCTTAGTTCGGCTCTTGCATTATTTGGCTCACTCTCCTCTTGGCTCTGTGACATTACTGGATTTTCGCCCTCGTCAGTTTGTGATTGTTGATGGGGAGCTGAAGGTAACAGACCTGGATGATGCCAGCATCGAGGAGAGCTCTTGCACCAGTAACAGTGATTGCTTCATGGAATTCCCCGCGAGGAACTTCACCCTGCCCTGTTCAGTTGAGGGACGGTGTCAAAGTATGAACGAAAAAAGGAATCTCTACAATGCCTACAG GTTTTTCTTTACGTATCTTCTTCCACACAGTGCTCCATCCTCACTGAGACCATTACTGGATAAGATAGTCAATGCAACAG GAGAACTTCATTGGGGAATAGATGAGACGGCTGCTCAGCTAGAGAGAGTCTTGAATCTGTATAAGAGTGGAGAGTACCTACAGAATGTGACTCGGATGCCGAAAGCTG AGTACAGACGGGTGCCTGAAGCTTTTATTCCTGATGAGAACTACAGATGCTGGCCATCTTACCATCATAAGGGCTGCCTCCTCTCTGTGTTTGACGTCAATGAAGCCATTGAGATCTGTGACAGCTACTCTCAGTGCAAAGCGTTCGTCCTAACTAACCAGACAACTTGGACAG